The following proteins come from a genomic window of Euwallacea fornicatus isolate EFF26 chromosome 9, ASM4011564v1, whole genome shotgun sequence:
- the hyd gene encoding E3 ubiquitin-protein ligase hyd isoform X6 — protein MSSLQYVVHPLPGTEEQFIDRLKEVADRINRLGHTLHPVLSSLRVGIKKICLSSTSIALLLDDGRICRISYNILSDRLDLSKNDSKRSWLLRSSGGAGGASGGGSGSSGGTGGKPTNGGRGCRTRANTRLIPGQRASRGGTNGSSRGAPVIIGTSASGSARPMVTVPAPYVPEELVSQAQVVLQGKSRNLIIRELQRTNLDVNLAVNNLLSRDDEEGEEGDDAADSYVPEDLISLLDGGFHSDHSVIIDADAMFSEDMFGYAGIRNRSGGGRTGRLSDRDATSGGGSGADRDRENFSRWRDRQYFGPRKWLETALRDNPYEKDADHKKKDSACPLWISDDLEFWPEPAPKFSQIATLYSELIALSSNGQLYQWKWNEHEPYKHPENPNIHHPKTIALNLVNEKVVHLSGCSTRCSVATESGKVATWLDELLAPASNKLEHAAQAYTEFLSDRISALFTCPLYTVAKLESGALYWWGVLPFAQRKRLWEKYRAKCRKQRPSSNQSEIVAGSQVCMKNSPMYQPGAVGFTVSAGVPKIGQLQNAAWTLSDTCTFKIMNVQVQASGEKPKEEARPGSSGSSLYVFKKGSSNKRSEDTLTESSGSNSKSSNSKENTDRLDMPPPPSPASSTCSDTGSTSKRQKKLVVTVSDINLDTRKDEEEWHLRDVIFVEDMRNIPTGRVLKVDGAYAAVRFPSTHSREKEGVKDLDDIFQDCRLMRKDDLQVIKSSSTSRVPDCFQKTPRRIQMSENIGQILTIAVDGLGIHSVVRNGTKLTYCIFNISTGRVEQENPLPSDTTAFMGLCPPLINLTCAGESNQTVLILRDGNNTIYPLAKDCADAIRDPQFLDLPPVKCVAASTVAVPSTSLNMKNQVALVVFALEQQVLMPKILRCDIEGVRQVLGQLDQDLKLNTVTRPSILTERCDGNRNIFHAVLNMCTPPSNKDSDTIQEDPIRYIQVQEDQIPTQSWPPETFDVASGDEDSIMSLGSSAANKGSSHNHSLSNTIVHPSERRSNAMQILHFLLYESSTIESHLIELLCAKDAQGQTPFMLAVSSRSYPAALEIFERIMKLGTAQEREEMIFPKGSNADHSPLHVLCCNDTCSFTWTGAEHINQDIFECRTCGLTGTLCCCTECARVCHKGHDCKLKRTSPTAYCDCWEKCKCKALIMGNQSVRYELLSRLVKDTNLVCLPNSRGESILLFLVQTVGRQNQEQRQFSKSRPRTSSRNKTPSSDIESDMPEHDLEPPRFSRRALECLLSDWKAVKSMIMSGMREPGDLQASLNDQPYVSGQSGTTLLDKFTHCFLVKCQMSTDVLAETLIKEMKNPDKKLSDLARFVARRFVRSVVRIFVIFSIEMAPTSSKRRVLNNQNQPLIRCKRLFQSLSKLAIEELCETADSLIAPVRLGVARPTAPFSLATSPNDVLNGSEELFLVDPLAPSTSRQNSQSTSVAFPYLNESIRRSQAARELLNIIDSEGLGMAVDNDDDVASDHEDHQTERDLSLVGQAPSLAESENQEAPADQPEGRLQGEESDPELDLLAETESDSDDNHSNQDAASAQRSVQTGATAGSDSGGLLLFPEDESGESSQQEEEESEAGTDEPDNEEYVTEEQLERRRSRYSTAAGGSGQRSNLAPQNMQWAIRSRESGRSTGVRLANGSNLVFIDPTSLRRSTTGSATVAASSEPITMATTASCLARAFGIVVRQIADLLSTVSNNSSTGIPSSSYMGVSQDDICNVQIYLEFRLKSTWDWLLTVMDATEAQLKFGASLTNSLENGGVSVTTNSSTSSSSASGIGTQLHPTSAGSGGGHRRVPVRSLLASLADLVGSSSGVVRSSRAHALAGAAGGSVGSRIVGFTTNVENSRTRPDRDGDGHAARREFLSYCLSLMRAHNSEHLDSLPILDVSALKHVAYVFDALIYYMRSGMLDNRDEDIRSQNNMLPLPPCYDQDENENEEADEDIAVNMDTDSLDDQEVSNLASNISSNLNSSSQHGFSGKGRKHSFFQRSESTLCLGCPPPDPFETPMSEALPLADQPHLLQPNARREDLFGIPKQPITLSSTGNSDNPLEQLPTKLSLSTRTTEYAMRQPAHANHPISNALNVMGPNPLTYPKNYNPDAEVTREVQIQTEPSLASTSREPQPGPSSGSLSPHKDQKKRTMQPFESLLAAIEEAINEKPQDLSARNIPVSSIPLPPDVPQSSRPQIIVSPRKSEIPMDCNSQDSLVESTDRIATDVNLSLPGSSRSPGKSVIVRAGSSMVNTQSQKSNDSDIMMDVQQPETLENQEISANVTVVTTSVSQEPSKSPTIGQVVSHDLLLGRWRLSLDLFGRVFMEDVGLEPGSIVSELGGFPVKEAKFRRDMEKLRNNQQRDLTLSKIERDRTQLLMQTFKELNTQYSSYNRRNSSSPPLAVNKVKVTFKDEPGEGSGVARSFYTAIAEAILSNEKLPSLEAVQVVDSKYSQYNVLQRVKDRRIKKFRGSLPRLRQRDREILRRSLPSRGSGRNRDHHRRTMSVDARPFVPAENMHHNADAPSMPDLSAGPGSGGVNSLPNEHLTTHQQQLGDRLYPKVYNLHPTFAGRITGMLLELSPAQLLLLLASEESLRSKVEEAVEMILAHSQSHADMGSDSLLDFERGSRKSTGSRGVNSDNSVLEEGASEEEDIAPLFYCPGKRGFYAPRQGKATFERLNAFRNVGRLLGLCLLQNELCPIFLTRHVLKSILGRPIKFHDLAFFDPVVYESLRQLVVDAETKDGYSLFSALDLNFTIDLGPEEGGGTMEIVPNGKEIEVTASNVYDYVRKYAKYRMIKVQEKAIESIRTGVFDVLPEGSLDGLTAEDLRLLLNGVGDINVQVLISYTSFNDESGESGERLVKFKRWLWSIVEKMTHLERQDLVYFWTGSPALPASEDGFQPMPSVTIRPADDAHLPTANTCISRLYIPLYSSRTVLRQKLLLAIKIKNFGFV, from the exons ATGAGTTCTTTACAATATGTAGTGCATCCGTTACCTGGTACCGAAGAACAGTTCATTGATAG GCTCAAGGAAGTTGCAGATAGAATTAATCGCCTAGGGCATACTCTTCATCCAGTTTTGTCAAGTCTTCGTGTTGGTATTAAGAAGATTTGTCTCAGTTCCACTTCAATTGCTTTGTTGTTAGATGACGGTAGAATATGCCGGATTTCTTACAATATTCTCTCTGACAGATTAGACTTGAGcaaaaatgattcaaaaag ATCTTGGTTGTTGCGCAGTTCAGGGGGGGCTGGAGGAGCTTCGGGCGGAGGTTCTGGTTCAAGTGGCGGAACAGGTGGAAAACCCACCAATGGAGGACGAGGTTGCCGAACTAGGGCTAATACCAGACTCATTCCTGGACAAAGAGCTAGTAGGGGAGGTACTAATGGAA GTAGTCGAGGTGCGCCTGTCATAATAGGAACTTCTGCATCAGGCAGTGCAAGGCCTATGGTGACAGTCCCAGCTCCTTATGTTCCTGAAGAACTTGTATCCCAAGCTCAAGTTGTACTACAGGGGAAAAGcaggaatttaataattagagAATTGCAA AGGACCAATTTAGACGTAAATCTCGCAGTAAACAATCTTTTATCGCGCGACGACGAAGAAGGCGAGGAAGGTGACGACGCAGCTGACTCTTACGTCCCGGAAGATCTAATTTCATTACTCGATGGGGGATTTCATTCCGATCATTCAGTCATCATCGATGCCGATGCTATGTTTTCTGAAGACATGTTTGGATATGCTGGAATTAGGAA tCGCAGCGGTGGAGGTCGCACTGGGAGACTCTCAGATAGAGATGCAACTTCAGGTGGAGGTAGTGGTGCGGATAGAGATAGAGAAAACTTTTCCAGATGGCGCGACAGGCAATATTTCGGTCCGAGAAAGTGGTTGGAAACTGCATTGAGAGACAATCCTTATGAAAAGGATGCag ATCACAAGAAAAAAGACAGTGCATGTCCCCTTTGGATATCAGATGATTTGGAGTTTTGGCCAGAGCCGGCTCCCAAATTCTCTCAAATTGCTACTTTATACAGTGAACTTATAGCTCTATCTAGCAATGGACAACTTTATCAATGGAAGTGGAATGAGCATGAGCCTTACAAACATCCAGAG AACCCTAATATTCATCACCCAAAGACTATAGCCCTGAATTTGGTAAATGAAAAAGTGGTTCATCTCTCGGGTTGTTCCACCCGTTGTTCAGTTGCCACTGAAAGCGGCAAAGTAGCAACATGGCTAGACGAGTTGCTGGCCCCTGCTTCAAATAAATTGGAGCATGCCGCACAAGCGTACACAGAGTTCTTGAGTGATCGAATATCTGCCTTGTTTACTTGTCCCTTGTACACTGTTGCCAAGTTGGAAAGCGGAGCTTTATATTGGTG GGGAGTTTTGCCGTTCGCACAGCGCAAGCGTTTGTGGGAAAAATACAGGGCGAAATGTCGAAAGCAGCGTCCTTCATCAAACCAATCGGAGATCGTTGCCGGTTCTCAGGTGTGCATGAAAAATAGTCCGATGTATCAGCCAGGCGCCGTTG GTTTTACAGTATCTGCTGGAGTTCCCAAAATCGGTCAATTACAAAATGCAGCCTGGACATTAAGTGATACTtgcacttttaaaataatgaatgtgCAAGTACAAGCTTCCGGCGAAAAACCCAAGGAAGAGGCAAGGCCAGGGTCAAGTGGTTCTAGCTTAt ATGTTTTTAAGAAAGGTTCGTCCAACAAACGGTCTGAGGATACCCTTACTGAAT CTTCGGGTTCAAACTCAAAATCCTCTAATTCCAAAGAAAATACAGACAGACTGGATATGCCTCCGCCTCCATCTCCCGCATCCAGTACCTGTAGCGACACTGGAAGCACAAGTA AGCGTCAAAAGAAGTTGGTGGTAACGGTTTCCGATATAAATCTGGACACTCGCAAAGACGAAGAAGAGTGGCATTTGCGTGATGTGATTTTCGTCGAAGATATGCGTAATATACCCACGGGACGCGTGCTCAAAGTAGATGGAGCATATGCTGCGGTTCGTTTTCCATCTACACATTCTCGTGAAAAGGAAGGTGTAAAGGATTTGGATGATATCTTTCAGGATTGTCGTTTAATGAGAAAAGATGATCTTCAG GTAATAAAGTCGAGTTCCACCTCGAGAGTGCCGGACTGCTTTCAGAAAACACCTCGGAGGATTCAGATGTCTGAAAACATCGGACAAATTTTAACTATTGCAGTTGACGGGTTGGGGATTCATTCAGTTGTGCGTAATGGCACGAAGCTCACCTATTGCATTTTCAACATCAGCACTGGTCGTGTGGAGCAAGAAAATCCCTTGCCTAGCGATACAACAGCCTTTATGGGTCTTTGTCCTCCATTGATAAATCTTACTTGCGCCGGAGAG AGCAATCAGACAGTCCTGATACTGCGAGATGGGAACAACACTATTTATCCTCTAGCCAAGGACTGCGCTGATGCAATACGCGACCCTCAATTTCTTGATTTGCCTCCAGTTAAATGTGTAGCTGCTAGTACTGTAGCCGTTCCGAGTACAAGCCTTAACATGAAAAATCAAGTTGCTTTAGTGGTTTTTGCTTTGGAGCAGCAGGTGTTAATGCCCAAGATCCTAAGGTGTGATATTGAAGGTGTCAGACAG GTTTTAGGGCAATTGGATCAAGATCTTAAATTAAATACTGTTACAAGACCGTCGATTTTGACTGAGAGATGCGACGGGAACAGGAATATATTTCATGCTGTTTTGAATATGTGTACTCCCCCATCAAATAAAGATAGTGATACTATACAGGAAGATCCGATTAGGTATATTCAGGTTCAGGAGGATCAAATTCCCACCCAGAGCTGGCCGCCAGAGACTTTTGACGTAGCATCTg GCGATGAGGACAGTATAATGAGCCTTGGCAGCAGTGCAGCCAACAAAGGCAGTAGTCACAATCACAGCTTATCCAACACCATTGTGCATCCTTCAGAACGTCGCTCGAATGCAATGCAGATTCTCCACTTTCTTCTCTATGAATCCAGTACTATTGAAAGTCATTTAATAGAGTTACTGTGCGCCAAAGACGCGCAAGGTCAAACCCCGTTCATGCTCGCAGTTTCCTCACGAAGCTATCCGGCTGcccttgaaatttttgaaagaataATGAAGCTCGGAACTGCCCAAGAACGTGAAGAAATGATTTTCCCCAAGGGATCTAACGCAGACCATTCACCTCTTCATGTATTGTGCTGCAACGATACTTGCAGCTTTACTTGGACCGGTGCTGAACACATTAATCAAGACATATTTGAATGCAGAACTTGCGGGTTGACGGGAACTTTGTGCTGTTGCACGGAATGCGCCAGGGTTTGCCATAAAGGTCACGATTGCAAATTGAAGAGAACCTCACCTACGGCTTATTGTGACTGCTGGGAGAAGTGTAAATGTAAAGCCCTTATTATGGGCAATCAGTCTGTGAGATACGAATTGTTAAGCAGGCTGGTTAAGGACACAAATTTAGTGTGCCTGCCCAATTCTAGGGGTGAAAGTATTTTGCTGTTCCTAGTGCAGACTGTGGGCAGACAAAACCAGGAACAGAGACAGTTTAGTAAGTCTAGGCCGCGCACTAGTTCGCGGAATAAGACTCCGTCTTCGGATATTGAGTCTGATATGCCCGAACATGACTTGGAACCGCCGCGATTTAGTCGAAGGGCGCTGGAATGCTTGCTCTCCGATTGGAAGGCAGTCAAGAGTATGATTATGTCTGGAATGAGAGAGCCTGGTGATTTACAGGCAAGT CTTAATGATCAGCCCTATGTGTCTGGCCAATCCGGAACAACGTTATTGGATAAATTTACTCACTGCTTTCTAGTCAAGTGCCAAATGTCGACTGATGTACTGGcagaaactttaataaaagaaatgaaaaatcctGATAAAAAGCTTAGTGATTTGGCCAG ATTTGTGGCCAGAAGATTCGTCCGGTCAGTGGTGCGCATTTTCGTAATATTTAGCATAGAAATGGCCCCAACTTCTTCAAAAAGGCGTGTTTTAAACAATCAAAATCAGCCGTTAATACGGTGCAAGAGGCTGTTTCAATCGTTGAGCAAATTAGCTATTGAAGAATTGTGTGAAACGGCAGATTCACTGATAGCTCCGGTGAGATTGGGCGTCGCAAGACCTACTGCTCCCTTTTCGTTAGCAACCTCACCAAATGATGTTCTAAAT GGATCAGAAGAGTTGTTCTTAGTCGATCCTCTGGCACCCAGCACATCCAGACAAAACAGTCAAAGCACATCAGTAGCCTTCCCTTATTTAAATGAATCTATAAGAAGGTCTCAGGCCGCTAGGGAATTGTTGAATATCATCGATTCAGAAg GCCTTGGCATGGCAGTTGATAATGATGATGACGTCGCATCGGACCATGAAGATCATCAGACAGAGCGGGACTTGAGTTTGGTGGGCCAGGCTCCATCTTTGGCGGAAAGCGAGAATCAGGAAGCTCCTGCTGACCAACCAGAAGGACGGTTGCAG GGCGAGGAGTCAGACCCAGAATTGGACCTTTTGGCTGAAACTGAAAGCGACAGCGACGATAATCATAGCAATCAGGACGCGGCTAGTGCACAAAGGTCCGTCCAGACTGGTGCTACAGCAGGCAGTGATTCAG GAGGTCTGCTGTTATTCCCTGAAGATGAAAGCGGCGAATCAAGTCAACAGGAAGAAGAGGAAAGTGAGGCTGGTACCGACGAACCTGATAATGAGGAATATGTGACGGAAGAACAATTGGAGAGGCGTAG AAGCCGTTACAGCACTGCCGCCGGCGGCTCAGGTCAACGTTCGAATCTCGCACCGCAGAACATGCAGTGGGCGATCAGGTCTAGGGAATCAGGACGGTCAACTGGAGTCCGTTTAGCGAACGGCTCAAATCTGGTGTTTATAGATCCCACTTCTTTGAGAAGATCAACTACGGGAAGTGCTACGGTTGCTGCTAGTTCGGAACCCATTACCATGGCCACAACTGCCAGTTGTTTGGCGAGAGCGTTTG GAATCGTGGTGCGACAAATTGCAGATCTCCTTTCCACTGTTTCTAATAATTCAAGTACAGGAATTCCCTCATCCTCCTATATGGGAGTATCTCAAGACGATATCTGCAACGTGCAG ATCTACCTAGAATTCCGTTTAAAATCCACATGGGATTGGCTGCTAACCGTAATGGACGCTACCGAAGCCCAACTGAAATTCGGTGCATCTTTAACCAACTCTTTGGAGAATGGAGGCGTGAGTGTTACCACAAATAGTAGCACTTCATCGTCGAGCGCCTCAGGAATCGGCACTCAGCTACACCCGACGTCAGCAGGCTCAGGAGGTGGGCATCGTCGAGTGCCTGTTCGCTCCCTTTTAGCCTCACTTGCTGATTTAG TAGGTTCCAGTTCGGGGGTGGTGAGATCAAGTAGGGCTCATGCCTTAGCGGGTGCTGCAGGTGGATCCGTGGGTAGTCGTATTGTTGGATTTACTACGAATGTGGAAAATAGCCGGACTCGGCCAGATAGGGATG GTGACGGTCACGCCGCAAGGAGGGAGTTTTTGTCATATTGCTTGTCTTTAATGCGTGCCCACAACAGTGAACATCTGGATTCGTTGCCAATATTGGACGTATCGGCCCTTAAGCATGTGGCTTACGTGTTTGACGCTTTAATCTATTACATGCGTTCTGGAATGCTAGATAATAG GGACGAAGATATAAGAAGCCAGAACAATATGTTGCCATTGCCGCCATGTTATGATCAGGACGAAAACGAGAATGAAGAAGCGGATGAAGATATTGCCGTGAACATGGATACAGACTCACTTGATGATCAGGAAGTATCGAACTTGGCCAGTAACATATCCAGCAACCTGAACAGCTCATCCCAACATGGGTTTAGCGGGAAGGGACGGAAGCATAGTTTTTTCCAG AGATCAGAATCAACATTGTGTTTGGGTTGTCCTCCTCCCGATCCTTTCGAAACTCCAATGTCTGAAGCCCTGCCATTGGCAGATCAACCCCATCTTCTGCAGCCGAATGCTCGTCGTGAGGATCTATTTGGCATTCCCAAACAACCTATAACTTTAAGTTCCACAG GGAACTCTGATAATCCACTGGAGCAATTACCAACAAAACTAAGTTTATCAACTAGAACTACAGAATACGCAATGCGGCAGCCGGCTCACGCCAACCATCCTATTTCAAATGCCCTTAACGTCATGGGTCCTAATCCTTTAACGTACCCCAAAAACTACAACCCAGATGCTGAAGTAACTAGAGAAGTGCAg ATTCAAACGGAGCCAAGCCTGGCAAGCACTTCAAGAGAGCCCCAACCGGGGCCTAGTAGCGGAAGTTTGTCCCCGCACAAAGACCAAAAGAAGAGGACCATGCAGCCCTTTGAAAGCCTGCTGGCAGCTATCG aGGAGGCCATTAACGAAAAGCCACAAGACCTGTCGGCGAGAAATATTCCAGTGTCATCGATCCCATTGCCTCCTGACGTGCCTCAAAGTTCCAGACCTCAAATAATAGTTTCACCGAGAAAATCTGAAATTCCAATGGACTGCAATAGTCAAGATTCG TTGGTTGAAAGCACAGATCGTATCGCAACCGATGTCAATTTATCCCTTCCAGGATCGTCGAGAAGTCCTGGTAAAAGTGTAATTGTTCGAGCTGGATCATCAATG GTGAACACCCAGAGTCAGAAATCGAACGATTCCGATATTATGATGGACGTGCAGCAGCCGGAAACGTTGGAAAATCAAGAGATTTCTGCCAATGTTACAGTGGTGACAACCTCTGTGAGTCAGGAACCTTCCAAATCACCGACAATTGGGCAGGTTGTGTCTCATGATTTGCTGTTAG GGCGTTGGAGATTATCCTTGGATCTGTTCGGCCGCGTATTCATGGAAGACGTTGGTTTAGAACCAGGTTCAATCGTGTCCGAATTAGGCGGATTTCCCGTCAAAGAAGCCAAATTCAGGCGGGACATGGAAAAATTGAGGAACAACCAACAGAGAGATTTGACATTGTCAAAAATCGAGCGTGATCGTACTCAACTTTTAATGCAAACTTTCAAGGAACTTAATACGCAGTACAGTAGTTACAATCGAAGAAATTCTTCTTCTCCCCCTTTAGCAGTCAATAA AGTTAAAGTTACATTTAAAGACGAGCCAGGTGAGGGTAGCGGCGTAGCCCGAAGTTTCTATACTGCAATAGCTGAGGCTATCTTGTCCAATGAAAAATTACCCAGCTTGGAAGCAGTTCAAGTGGTGGATAGCAAGTACAGTCAGTACAATGTTCTTCAGAG GGTGAAGGACagacgaattaaaaaattcaggggTTCACTACCGAGACTGCGGCAACGGGACAGGGAGATCCTCCGACGGTCGTTGCCTTCTAGAGGTTCCGGTAGGAACCGTGACCATCACAGACGCACAATGAGTGTTGATGCGAGGCCATTTGTCCCCGCCGAGAATATGCATCACAACGCGGATGCTCCGTCTATGCCAGACCTGTCTGCTGGTCCAGGTTCGGGAGGAGTCAATTCTCTCCCCAACGAACATTTAACAACGCACCAGCAGCAGCTCGGAGACAGATTGTACCCGAAGGTTTATAATTTGCATCCGACTTTTGCCGGTAGGATAACCG GGATGTTGTTAGAGTTGTCTCCAGCACAGTTACTTCTGCTTTTGGCTTCGGAAGAATCTTTGCGATCAAAAGTAGAGGAAGCGGTGGAAATGATACTCGCACATTCTCAGTCTCATGCCGATATGGGTTCGGATTCTCTATTAG aTTTCGAACGCGGTTCGAGAAAAAGCACTGGTTCCCGAGGCGTCAACTCGGATAATTCTGTTCTAGAAGAGGGTGCTTCGGAAGAAGAAGATATTGCGCCTCTATTTTATTGTCCAGGAAAGAGGGGATTCTACGCACCCAGACAAGGCAAGGCTACCTTTGAAAGGTTGAATGCCTTTAGGAACGTGGGAAG GTTGTTGGGTTTGTGTTTGTTGCAAAACGAACTTTGCCCGATATTTCTAACACGCCACGTACTGAAGTCCATTCTGGGGCGACCCATAAAATTCCACGATTTAGCCTTTTTTGATCCTGTAGTTTACGAATCTCTCAGGCAATTGGTAGTAGATGCCGAGACTAAGGATGGCTATAGTTTGTTTTCGGCTTTGGATTTGAATTTCAC AATTGATTTAGGACCAGAAGAAGGTGGCGGTACCATGGAAATTGTACCTAACGGAAAAGAAATTGAAGTAACGGCAAGCAATGTGTACGATTATGTTCGGAAGTACGCCAAATACAGAATGATTAAAGTTCAGGAAAAAGCAATAGAA AGCATTCGTACTGGAGTATTCGACGTCCTCCCTGAAGGGTCTCTCGACGGATTAACTGCAGAAGACTTAAGACTACTCTTGAATGGGGTGGGTGATATTAACGTGCAGGTGCTGATTTCTTACACATCCTTCAACGACGAATCTGGAGAGAGTGGCGAAAGACTTGTCAAATTCAAGAGATGGCTGTGGTCTATCGTAGAGAAAATGACGCACTTAGAAAGACAAGATTTG gtttatttttGGACTGGATCCCCAGCTTTACCGGCTAGCGAAGATGGCTTCCAGCCGATGCCCTCAGTGACTATTAGGCCCGCCGATGACGCTCATCTTCCCACCGCCAATACGTGCATTTCACGTCTTTACATACCGCTTTACAGCAGCCGGACAGTTCTAAGACAAAAGCTGTTGCTGGcaatcaaaataaagaatttcgGCTTTGTTTGA